Proteins found in one Polyodon spathula isolate WHYD16114869_AA chromosome 10, ASM1765450v1, whole genome shotgun sequence genomic segment:
- the LOC121321519 gene encoding neuronal vesicle trafficking-associated protein 1-like isoform X2, which translates to MVKLGSNLAEKPEKEQAGEDGFDNIPLITPLDVNQLHHPFPDKVIVKTTTEYQLQQKKKRKLYVPGIKKLNINLYDEVSEKVKLTGLILITMTFLACLLMLVMYKALWYDQLSCPEGFVFKQKHCTPAALEVYYSEQETGSRGSLYTAISHLNQAKKTMPELPSPWLPVINALKEAEKAKEESSRSQ; encoded by the exons ATGGTTAAGTTGGGAAGTAATCTGGCTGAGAAACCAGAGAAGGAGCAGGCAGGGGAAGATGGATTCGATAACATCCCGCTGATAACACCTTTGGATGTGAATCAACTTCACCATCCATTTCCTGACAAG GTAATTGTCAAGACTACAACAGAATACCAGCTCCAGCAAAAGAAGAAGAGGAAGTTATATGTTCCTGGcataaaaaaactgaatataaacCTATATGATGAAGTGTCAGAGAAGGTCAAG CTGACTGGCTTGATTCTCATTACGATGACATTCCTGGCCTGTCTTCTTATGCTAGTCATGTACAAGGCACTGTGGTACGACCAGCTAAGCTGTCCCGAGGGCTTTGTGTTTAAG CAAAAGCACTGCACTCCTGCTGCACTGGAGGTGTATTACTCCGAGCAAGAGACAGGCTCCCGAGGCAGCCTCTACACAGCTATCAGCCACTTAAACCAGGCCAAGAAAACCATGCCGGAGCTGCCGTCACCGTGGTTACCAGTAATCAACGCCTTGAAGGAAGCAGAAAAAGCTAAAGAGGAGTCAAGCCGTTCCCAGTAG
- the LOC121321519 gene encoding neuronal vesicle trafficking-associated protein 1-like isoform X1 → MVKLGSNLAEKPEKEQAGEDGFDNIPLITPLDVNQLHHPFPDKVIVKTTTEYQLQQKKKRKLYVPGIKKLNINLYDEVSEKVKQLTGLILITMTFLACLLMLVMYKALWYDQLSCPEGFVFKQKHCTPAALEVYYSEQETGSRGSLYTAISHLNQAKKTMPELPSPWLPVINALKEAEKAKEESSRSQ, encoded by the exons ATGGTTAAGTTGGGAAGTAATCTGGCTGAGAAACCAGAGAAGGAGCAGGCAGGGGAAGATGGATTCGATAACATCCCGCTGATAACACCTTTGGATGTGAATCAACTTCACCATCCATTTCCTGACAAG GTAATTGTCAAGACTACAACAGAATACCAGCTCCAGCAAAAGAAGAAGAGGAAGTTATATGTTCCTGGcataaaaaaactgaatataaacCTATATGATGAAGTGTCAGAGAAGGTCAAG CAGCTGACTGGCTTGATTCTCATTACGATGACATTCCTGGCCTGTCTTCTTATGCTAGTCATGTACAAGGCACTGTGGTACGACCAGCTAAGCTGTCCCGAGGGCTTTGTGTTTAAG CAAAAGCACTGCACTCCTGCTGCACTGGAGGTGTATTACTCCGAGCAAGAGACAGGCTCCCGAGGCAGCCTCTACACAGCTATCAGCCACTTAAACCAGGCCAAGAAAACCATGCCGGAGCTGCCGTCACCGTGGTTACCAGTAATCAACGCCTTGAAGGAAGCAGAAAAAGCTAAAGAGGAGTCAAGCCGTTCCCAGTAG